A window from Deinococcus misasensis DSM 22328 encodes these proteins:
- a CDS encoding HEAT repeat domain-containing protein — MAALFGLGRRNNKSNDTDWSMLEDALGPADAIPSLIKSLESEDRKSRQTALEALEDRLIHQGAFVFEATPHAVPIMVKALENEDLLDRYAIVRMLIKIGHGVSVFEQFDQSDALQDAMKQQLNTPEMMEQRKRNDEWVLNAHRAVRNAVPAIEKLLLSSDRRLRSWATFFLGEFGVEDPRILAALMGLMRSDSNSHVRATGAFAVSRGTPAPVVAGEIKNALDKEGHPLTRLVMAMSLARLLKEYTPEEVEQSIVKALVEPEMVEEAYADLPWVQNKLHVDVIACLSILGEEALQRTLNALSASDKDTAAASVKPLLNRLLMSVFYKRPKQTPEALTLRQKQTIMYLTSHKNLWSDHYESSLRDILKAFKLPTDRMELIQYVGMTPSA, encoded by the coding sequence ATGGCTGCGCTCTTTGGACTGGGGCGCAGAAACAACAAGTCCAACGATACCGACTGGTCCATGCTGGAAGACGCATTGGGACCTGCAGACGCCATTCCCAGCCTGATCAAATCCCTGGAGTCAGAAGACCGCAAAAGCCGTCAGACTGCCCTGGAAGCGCTGGAAGATCGCCTCATCCACCAGGGGGCCTTCGTTTTTGAAGCCACACCCCACGCGGTTCCCATCATGGTCAAAGCCCTCGAAAACGAGGACCTGCTGGACCGCTATGCCATCGTGCGCATGCTGATCAAGATCGGCCACGGCGTCAGTGTGTTCGAACAGTTCGACCAATCGGACGCCCTGCAAGACGCCATGAAGCAGCAGCTCAACACCCCCGAGATGATGGAGCAGCGCAAACGCAACGATGAATGGGTGCTGAACGCCCACCGTGCCGTGCGCAATGCCGTTCCTGCCATCGAGAAACTGCTTTTGTCCTCTGACCGCCGCTTGCGTTCCTGGGCCACCTTTTTCCTCGGTGAGTTCGGCGTGGAAGACCCCCGCATTCTGGCTGCCCTGATGGGCCTGATGCGCAGCGACTCCAACTCCCACGTGCGTGCCACCGGAGCCTTTGCCGTGTCTCGAGGTACCCCTGCACCAGTGGTGGCAGGAGAGATCAAAAACGCTCTGGACAAAGAAGGCCACCCCCTCACCCGTCTGGTGATGGCCATGAGCCTTGCCCGTCTGCTCAAGGAATACACCCCAGAGGAAGTCGAGCAATCCATCGTGAAGGCCCTTGTGGAGCCTGAAATGGTGGAAGAGGCTTACGCAGACCTGCCCTGGGTGCAGAACAAACTGCACGTGGATGTCATTGCCTGCCTTTCCATTCTCGGCGAAGAAGCCTTGCAGCGCACCCTCAATGCCCTTTCCGCTTCGGACAAGGACACCGCAGCAGCCAGCGTGAAGCCCCTGCTGAATCGCCTCTTGATGTCGGTGTTCTACAAACGCCCCAAGCAAACCCCAGAGGCCCTCACCCTGCGTCAGAAACAGACCATCATGTACCTGACCAGCCACAAAAACCTCTGGAGCGACCACTACGAGAGCAGCCTGCGCGACATCCTGAAGGCGTTCAAACTGCCCACAGACCGCATGGAACTGATCCAGT
- the ruvA gene encoding Holliday junction branch migration protein RuvA, giving the protein MIAYLEGTVKFNRENSVVVLCAGVGYEVFVARPTLDKCKPGDTIELFIRMVVREDSMTLYGFHHVDFQQVFDILTGVSGVGPKLALAMLSQLPLPILAGAILDGDSKLLSSVSGVGKRTAERLVLELQGKIPEQLRAGSTGKKAPVQRNPHERDAMDALVALGYREVQVRAVVTELVSENPEATADQLIRKGLSRLK; this is encoded by the coding sequence GTGATTGCTTACCTGGAAGGAACCGTAAAATTCAACCGGGAAAATTCGGTGGTGGTCCTGTGCGCCGGAGTGGGCTACGAGGTGTTTGTGGCCCGTCCCACCCTCGACAAATGCAAACCCGGCGACACCATTGAACTGTTCATTCGCATGGTGGTCCGCGAAGATTCCATGACCCTGTACGGGTTTCACCACGTGGATTTTCAGCAGGTGTTTGACATCCTGACGGGCGTTTCTGGCGTGGGTCCCAAATTGGCCCTTGCCATGCTGTCCCAGTTGCCCCTTCCCATTCTGGCCGGAGCCATTCTGGACGGAGACAGCAAATTGCTGTCCAGTGTCTCTGGCGTGGGCAAGCGCACTGCAGAACGTCTGGTGCTGGAACTGCAAGGCAAAATCCCCGAGCAGCTTCGGGCAGGCTCCACTGGCAAAAAAGCCCCTGTGCAGCGCAACCCCCATGAACGGGATGCCATGGATGCTCTGGTGGCTCTGGGTTACCGTGAAGTGCAGGTTCGGGCCGTGGTCACCGAGCTGGTTTCTGAGAATCCAGAGGCCACCGCAGACCAGTTGATCCGCAAAGGGCTGTCTCGCTTAAAATGA
- the lepB gene encoding signal peptidase I encodes MLKRFFKEWVLLTFLPVYLVLTFVLTFGTVSGDSMLPTLHNGERVLVLKYPRWLAAWHLSKAFPAYDQMLIVKVPEGSEYALEKGWFGIEHRPYMVKRLIGKPGDTIEIREGDVYRNGKKLPEPYIKEARGADSMEAITLQDNQYFVLGDNRSTGSSVDSRFFGPVLFQDLAGPVLWHF; translated from the coding sequence GTGCTGAAACGCTTTTTCAAAGAATGGGTGCTCCTGACCTTCTTGCCTGTGTATCTGGTGTTGACTTTCGTGCTGACGTTTGGCACGGTCAGTGGAGACAGCATGTTGCCCACCCTCCACAACGGAGAGCGGGTTCTGGTGCTCAAATACCCGAGGTGGCTTGCAGCATGGCACCTCAGCAAAGCGTTTCCGGCGTACGACCAAATGTTGATTGTGAAAGTGCCAGAGGGCAGCGAATACGCTCTGGAAAAAGGCTGGTTCGGCATCGAACACCGGCCTTACATGGTCAAACGTCTGATTGGCAAACCCGGTGACACCATTGAAATCCGTGAGGGAGATGTGTACCGCAACGGCAAAAAACTCCCCGAGCCTTACATCAAAGAGGCCCGGGGAGCAGACAGCATGGAAGCCATCACCTTGCAGGACAACCAGTATTTTGTGCTGGGAGACAACCGCTCAACCGGCAGCAGCGTGGATTCACGGTTTTTTGGGCCGGTGTTGTTTCAGGATCTGGCAGGTCCGGTGCTCTGGCATTTTTGA
- a CDS encoding ABC transporter permease gives MPISDLFQLALRGLTRRAVRTTLTVLGIVVAVASMVIFLSLGEGIRRVFTQELGNIGPDIQVSLNGIEEGLPRSPDLPESMVQQIEQRKEEWGIRSVVPIVISARGGFDPSQSFLIYGYPPKENVLDISPGIEVQEGRLLSANDEGQLVAVLGFKAAENAGLKLGSDVRFNRRSFFKVVGILKEQGGFTDSFIFVPKVSLQKAMGVEDQISYVAIKLQDPSKSKETAKAMSEALDAEAQTQSDFLRVLDRAVSISDAIRFGISLIALIVGGLAVANTVMMGVFERTREFGTMRAIGAKPNFIRNLVLLESLLLAFMGGIGGVILGYLGIQVVNLYTQNLANISAAALTPRLTLLAFAVSFILGLLSGLLPARSAGRIVITEALGRN, from the coding sequence ATGCCGATCTCTGACCTTTTTCAACTGGCGTTGCGTGGACTCACCCGGAGGGCAGTGCGCACCACCCTGACGGTGCTGGGCATTGTGGTGGCGGTGGCCAGCATGGTGATTTTCCTGTCTCTGGGCGAAGGCATCCGTCGGGTGTTCACCCAGGAGTTGGGCAACATTGGCCCGGACATTCAGGTGTCCCTGAACGGAATTGAAGAGGGGTTGCCCCGCTCGCCAGACCTGCCTGAAAGCATGGTGCAGCAGATCGAACAGCGCAAAGAAGAATGGGGCATCCGCAGCGTGGTTCCCATTGTGATTTCTGCCCGAGGGGGCTTTGACCCCAGCCAATCCTTTCTGATTTACGGATATCCGCCCAAGGAAAACGTTCTGGACATCTCGCCGGGCATCGAGGTTCAGGAGGGCCGTTTGCTCTCTGCCAACGATGAAGGGCAACTGGTGGCGGTTCTGGGCTTCAAGGCCGCTGAGAATGCAGGTCTGAAACTCGGGAGCGATGTGCGTTTCAACCGCCGGAGTTTCTTCAAGGTGGTGGGCATCCTCAAAGAGCAGGGCGGATTCACCGATTCCTTCATTTTTGTTCCCAAAGTCTCCCTGCAAAAAGCCATGGGGGTGGAAGACCAGATTTCTTACGTGGCCATCAAGCTGCAAGACCCCTCCAAATCCAAAGAAACCGCCAAAGCGATGTCAGAAGCTCTGGATGCCGAGGCACAAACCCAGTCTGACTTTTTGCGGGTGCTGGACCGTGCAGTCAGCATCAGTGACGCCATCCGGTTTGGCATCAGCCTGATTGCCCTGATTGTGGGCGGTCTGGCCGTGGCCAACACCGTGATGATGGGGGTGTTTGAACGCACCCGAGAATTTGGCACCATGCGGGCCATCGGGGCCAAACCCAATTTCATTCGCAATCTGGTGCTTCTGGAAAGCCTCCTCTTGGCCTTCATGGGAGGCATTGGAGGGGTGATTCTGGGTTACCTCGGGATTCAGGTGGTGAACCTGTACACCCAGAACCTCGCCAACATCAGTGCCGCAGCCCTCACCCCGAGGCTCACCTTGCTGGCTTTTGCGGTCAGTTTCATCCTTGGGTTGCTCTCGGGCCTCTTGCCTGCCCGCAGTGCCGGGCGCATCGTCATCACCGAAGCTCTGGGGAGGAACTGA
- a CDS encoding ABC transporter ATP-binding protein, producing MLRVEKLSKIYPSGDTTVTALSEVSFDFEAGKVTAIIGPSGSGKSTLLNLLAGFDRPSSGKILHDSTDLSAMTDVQLADYRLKHFGFVFQNYNLVSILNASENVEFPLTLMGVPRAERTKRSKTLLEQLGLGHRLTHYPSQLSGGEQQRVAIARALITNPSVILADEPTGNLDTRTGKSILDLLLRPASEGKTVVLITHDPNVAELAHTVLRIRDGQAQSG from the coding sequence ATGTTGCGCGTCGAGAAACTCAGCAAAATCTATCCATCGGGCGACACCACCGTGACGGCCCTCAGCGAAGTCAGTTTTGATTTTGAAGCTGGAAAAGTGACCGCCATCATTGGACCCTCTGGAAGCGGAAAAAGCACCCTGCTCAATTTGCTGGCCGGATTTGACCGTCCTTCCAGTGGAAAAATCCTGCACGACAGCACCGACCTTTCTGCCATGACCGATGTGCAACTTGCCGATTACCGCCTGAAACATTTCGGGTTCGTGTTCCAGAACTACAACCTGGTCAGCATCCTGAACGCCTCTGAAAATGTGGAATTTCCACTCACCCTGATGGGCGTGCCCAGAGCAGAACGCACCAAACGGTCCAAAACCCTCTTGGAGCAACTGGGACTCGGGCACCGCTTGACCCACTACCCTTCTCAACTCTCAGGGGGCGAGCAGCAGCGTGTGGCCATCGCCAGAGCCCTGATCACCAATCCTTCGGTGATCCTTGCAGACGAACCCACCGGCAACCTCGACACCCGCACTGGAAAAAGCATTCTGGACTTGCTGCTGAGGCCTGCCTCTGAAGGCAAAACCGTGGTCCTGATCACCCACGATCCCAACGTGGCCGAACTGGCCCACACCGTATTAAGGATCCGTGATGGTCAGGCCCAGTCTGGATGA
- a CDS encoding molybdopterin-dependent oxidoreductase has translation MSVWLSGFSAGVLLSVLGLLARLWAGLPYPPQVLFDRLTRLMGTPEVFNWLHQWLGVGQGGKIGAFVGVLFLWLGGLTLLGLMAPLVGSLVLLVGLLVLMPVPWAIGYALFYLLIRLALQPAQKAHQAGRRQALNAIGAGSLLVTLAASGGLFRKVLQGTDQTATPALKAGSPLPEGVVSQEDLYYVSKNLEGFDPVLKEQDWTLKVSGRVNTPQTFTLADLKKLPQKQLELTLNCISNPVGGFLIGNAIWTGFTVRELLNRVGVQQGAKFIIWKAADGYIESLPLGEAYEEDVLLVHSINGEPLNARHGFPLRVLIPGRYGMKQARWITEIELSSTDVPSYWSQRGWDKEAFIKPSSRFDYPEEGKPVPAQQQVELRGVAFAGKTPITRVEVSVDGGKSWMETTLKERRSNHAWTLWSLPWTFEEGIHEVVVRAHAGGKVQTDQTADPLPSGSTGWHRFLVNVS, from the coding sequence ATGTCTGTTTGGTTGTCCGGTTTCAGTGCAGGGGTGCTTCTCAGCGTGCTGGGCTTGCTGGCCCGGCTCTGGGCAGGTCTTCCCTATCCGCCACAGGTGCTTTTTGATCGCCTCACCCGCTTGATGGGCACCCCCGAGGTGTTCAACTGGCTGCACCAATGGCTGGGTGTGGGTCAAGGTGGCAAAATTGGGGCTTTCGTTGGGGTGCTGTTCCTGTGGTTGGGTGGATTGACTTTGCTGGGCCTGATGGCCCCTCTGGTCGGCAGTCTGGTGTTGCTTGTGGGACTTCTGGTGTTGATGCCTGTTCCGTGGGCCATTGGATATGCCCTTTTCTACCTGCTGATCCGACTGGCCCTGCAACCTGCTCAAAAAGCCCATCAAGCCGGGCGCAGACAGGCCTTGAATGCCATTGGTGCAGGGTCCTTGCTGGTCACCCTGGCTGCCTCGGGAGGTCTGTTCAGAAAAGTGCTGCAAGGCACCGACCAGACCGCCACCCCAGCCCTGAAAGCCGGATCTCCCCTGCCCGAGGGGGTGGTCTCACAGGAAGACCTGTACTACGTCAGCAAAAATCTGGAAGGCTTTGATCCGGTCCTCAAAGAACAGGACTGGACCCTGAAGGTCTCGGGAAGGGTCAACACCCCTCAAACCTTCACCCTTGCAGACCTGAAAAAACTGCCCCAGAAGCAACTGGAACTCACCCTGAATTGCATTTCCAATCCTGTGGGTGGCTTCCTGATCGGCAATGCCATCTGGACGGGCTTCACTGTGCGTGAACTGCTGAACCGGGTGGGGGTCCAGCAGGGGGCCAAATTCATCATCTGGAAAGCCGCCGATGGGTACATCGAGTCTTTGCCTCTGGGCGAGGCCTACGAAGAGGATGTCCTGCTGGTCCACAGCATCAACGGTGAGCCCCTCAATGCACGTCACGGGTTTCCCCTCAGGGTGCTCATTCCGGGCAGATACGGCATGAAGCAAGCCCGTTGGATCACCGAGATTGAACTGTCCAGCACCGATGTCCCTTCCTACTGGAGCCAGAGGGGATGGGACAAAGAGGCGTTCATCAAACCCTCCAGCCGTTTTGATTACCCCGAGGAAGGCAAGCCCGTTCCAGCCCAGCAACAGGTGGAATTGCGCGGTGTGGCTTTCGCTGGAAAAACCCCCATCACACGTGTGGAAGTCTCTGTGGACGGTGGAAAAAGCTGGATGGAAACCACCTTGAAAGAGCGAAGGTCAAATCACGCCTGGACGCTCTGGAGCTTGCCATGGACTTTTGAAGAAGGCATCCATGAAGTGGTGGTTCGTGCACATGCAGGAGGCAAAGTGCAGACCGATCAGACCGCTGATCCTTTGCCCAGCGGATCCACAGGATGGCACCGGTTTCTGGTGAATGTTTCCTGA
- a CDS encoding DUF4397 domain-containing protein, translated as MKKILTVSTTLALALGMTAFAQNMNAFVRVVHAVPDAPAVDVYVDGKRTVSNAPFKAVTPYGDVPTGKHKVVITAAGDMNAKVYEGEVNLRAGQYYTVAALGYLKTLKAKVFVASSLNMDKEKAQVNVFHFSPNGPRVDAIAPDYDNARIVPNLSYGRMYKAMVSPMGVNLNIVPAMKTTPVVKNLSGISVNAGKTYSVFAVGLVGGMGDQAFDLVAVEDKVVMGSMNGQ; from the coding sequence ATGAAAAAGATCCTGACTGTTTCCACCACCCTGGCTCTGGCCCTTGGCATGACCGCTTTTGCCCAAAACATGAACGCTTTTGTGCGCGTGGTCCACGCTGTCCCCGATGCACCCGCAGTGGATGTGTACGTGGATGGCAAACGCACCGTCAGCAATGCCCCTTTCAAAGCTGTAACCCCTTACGGTGATGTGCCTACTGGCAAACACAAAGTGGTGATCACCGCTGCCGGAGACATGAACGCCAAAGTCTACGAAGGCGAAGTGAACCTGCGTGCAGGACAGTATTACACCGTGGCTGCACTGGGCTACCTAAAAACCCTGAAAGCCAAAGTGTTCGTGGCCAGCAGCCTGAACATGGACAAAGAGAAGGCGCAGGTCAATGTGTTCCACTTCTCCCCCAACGGGCCTCGGGTGGATGCCATTGCACCGGATTATGACAATGCCCGCATCGTGCCCAACCTGTCTTATGGTCGCATGTACAAAGCCATGGTCAGCCCCATGGGTGTGAACCTGAACATTGTCCCCGCCATGAAAACCACCCCTGTGGTCAAAAACCTGAGTGGCATCAGCGTGAATGCTGGCAAAACCTACAGCGTCTTTGCCGTGGGATTGGTGGGCGGCATGGGAGATCAGGCTTTCGATCTGGTCGCTGTGGAAGACAAAGTGGTCATGGGCTCCATGAACGGTCAGTAA
- the alr gene encoding alanine racemase, whose amino-acid sequence MTPRVIAEIHLAHLHANLLALSRRAGSVPVLFPVKANAYGHNAALVVKHTTDWKVIWGFAVASPEEALEILPLTRKPVLLLTPPAHEDAVQLAKMGVRLTISSLEEVLYLPAGSRIHLKVNTGMNRLGMRPEEVVRIAQTAQHRGLLVEGVFSHFASADDTHPVSATRQLEMFKEVKFGLEHAGLPGLIYHISNSAGVEAFGADAGFNLIRPGIAAYGFTTRPEAGLELKPVMRLMTRVGYLHTMQPGEKVSYGELWTAEKETRVATLQIGYADGYPRSATGHVKARWGQEWREVIGRICMDQCMLDVTGLDVQIGDYVEVMGFDEITATQLAPHANTIEYEVLTGINARRVQHQVVLKE is encoded by the coding sequence ATGACACCCAGAGTCATTGCCGAAATCCACCTTGCTCACCTGCATGCCAACCTGCTGGCCCTGTCCCGGCGTGCCGGATCCGTCCCTGTGCTGTTTCCGGTCAAAGCCAATGCTTACGGCCACAATGCGGCATTGGTGGTCAAGCACACCACCGACTGGAAAGTGATCTGGGGTTTTGCGGTGGCATCTCCCGAAGAGGCTCTGGAAATTCTTCCCCTGACCCGGAAACCGGTGTTGCTGCTCACCCCTCCAGCCCATGAAGATGCTGTTCAATTGGCCAAAATGGGTGTGCGCCTGACCATCAGCAGTCTGGAGGAAGTGCTGTATTTGCCTGCAGGATCACGCATCCACCTCAAAGTCAACACGGGCATGAACCGTCTGGGGATGCGGCCCGAGGAAGTGGTGCGGATTGCCCAGACCGCACAGCACAGGGGCCTGCTGGTGGAGGGGGTGTTCTCCCACTTTGCCAGTGCAGACGATACCCATCCAGTCAGTGCCACACGCCAGTTGGAAATGTTCAAGGAGGTCAAATTTGGTCTGGAACATGCAGGTTTGCCCGGCCTGATTTACCACATCAGCAACTCCGCAGGTGTAGAGGCTTTTGGAGCGGATGCGGGTTTCAATTTGATCCGTCCGGGCATTGCGGCATATGGCTTTACCACCCGTCCAGAGGCAGGTCTGGAACTGAAGCCCGTGATGCGCCTGATGACCCGCGTGGGTTACCTCCACACCATGCAGCCCGGTGAAAAAGTGTCTTACGGCGAACTCTGGACCGCAGAAAAAGAAACCCGCGTGGCCACCTTGCAAATTGGTTATGCCGATGGCTACCCGAGATCCGCCACCGGACACGTGAAAGCCCGATGGGGTCAGGAATGGCGCGAGGTGATTGGCCGCATCTGCATGGACCAGTGCATGCTGGATGTGACCGGTCTGGATGTTCAAATCGGAGATTACGTGGAGGTCATGGGCTTTGATGAAATCACCGCCACCCAACTGGCCCCCCACGCCAACACCATCGAATACGAAGTGCTGACCGGAATCAATGCCAGACGGGTCCAGCATCAGGTGGTTCTGAAAGAATAA
- a CDS encoding low molecular weight protein-tyrosine-phosphatase, whose product MKVLTVCLGNICRSPLAEVLVRQALQEAGIEANVDSAGTGDWHRGELPDARARQVASENGIELTHRARQLQEQDFFDFDHILVMDEQNLRTVKKLQPSTSKARVKMIRDFDALGKGAVPDPYYGTRQDFTVVWNMLERSAQGFAAHVASSTVSQP is encoded by the coding sequence ATGAAAGTGCTCACCGTCTGTCTTGGAAACATCTGCCGCTCACCTCTGGCCGAAGTGCTGGTCCGTCAAGCCCTGCAAGAAGCGGGAATCGAAGCCAATGTGGACAGTGCTGGAACAGGAGACTGGCACCGGGGCGAGTTGCCCGATGCCAGAGCCCGTCAGGTGGCTTCTGAAAACGGCATTGAACTGACCCACCGTGCCCGCCAGCTTCAGGAACAGGATTTTTTTGATTTCGATCACATTCTGGTGATGGATGAACAGAACCTGCGCACGGTGAAAAAACTGCAGCCCAGCACATCAAAAGCCCGTGTCAAAATGATCCGCGATTTCGATGCTCTGGGAAAAGGTGCGGTTCCTGATCCGTATTACGGCACCCGGCAGGACTTCACAGTGGTGTGGAACATGCTGGAGCGTTCTGCTCAGGGCTTTGCAGCCCACGTGGCAAGCAGCACTGTGTCCCAACCTTAA
- a CDS encoding metallophosphoesterase codes for MIVAIGDLHGRHDILEAIVAHHPSDTHFVFLGDVIDRGPQNRLAMKTVLDLHAQGRATVIRGNHEEMALMPYRHYQSHLSSKSMRDYQKAFESFRHWREAGGETVIREYERFTIEKYPEDLLGYLQLGRIAMFVGPEGITDHPQQGSVLLSHAAPPHARGDHSPEDVALWVRPYEGPFPLPDGVIMSIHGHTPTLEPVMFGKHLFIDTGGYNTGRICTVRLDGFDPQNPELTVFQGAMRKTGKLHQFGRPMRYQTVRV; via the coding sequence ATGATTGTTGCCATTGGTGATTTGCACGGAAGACACGACATTCTGGAAGCCATTGTTGCCCACCACCCTTCGGACACCCATTTCGTCTTTCTGGGCGATGTGATTGACCGCGGACCCCAGAACCGCCTCGCCATGAAAACCGTGCTGGACCTGCATGCTCAGGGAAGGGCCACGGTGATTCGGGGCAACCACGAAGAAATGGCCCTGATGCCTTACCGCCATTACCAGAGCCACCTGTCCAGCAAAAGCATGCGGGACTACCAGAAAGCCTTCGAATCTTTCCGCCACTGGCGTGAAGCCGGCGGGGAAACCGTGATTCGCGAATATGAACGTTTCACCATCGAGAAATACCCGGAAGATCTGCTTGGTTACCTGCAACTCGGGCGGATCGCCATGTTTGTGGGCCCAGAGGGCATCACCGACCATCCACAGCAAGGCAGTGTGCTGCTCTCCCATGCTGCCCCTCCACATGCCAGAGGCGACCATTCACCAGAAGATGTGGCCCTCTGGGTGCGGCCTTACGAAGGTCCTTTTCCGTTGCCTGATGGGGTGATCATGAGCATTCATGGTCACACCCCCACTCTGGAACCGGTGATGTTTGGCAAGCACCTGTTCATTGACACAGGCGGATACAACACGGGTCGCATTTGCACCGTGCGTCTGGATGGGTTTGATCCTCAGAATCCTGAACTGACCGTGTTTCAGGGTGCCATGCGCAAGACTGGAAAATTGCATCAGTTTGGTCGTCCGATGAGGTATCAGACGGTGCGGGTGTAA
- a CDS encoding 3-isopropylmalate dehydratase large subunit has product MGMTIAEKILAARSGNESVVPGQLLMCDTSWVLCHEITTPAALRMLEERGMDKVFNPDRIVAVPDHSVPAMNIKAAKMYQKLKSWVHEKGIKHFFDVGRGGIAHVVLENTGLVKPGDTLVSGDSHTCNAGALGAFATGVGSTDLAGAIYSGKVWFKVPETMLIKVTGAFKPGVTPKDLVLEVIKQIGADGANYMVMEWVGETIDNMDMEGRFTLTNMAIEAGGKTGIVAVDDTTRAFLAARGVTPDQYTEYQSDPDAKYKVVIEIDAGALEPTVAYPHIPSNGKVAGTDKIAVTHAYVGSCTNGRISDLREVAAILKGRKVADGVQMIVVPATQAIWKQAAQEGLMEIFVDAGASVSYPSCGACLGMHSGVLGPNDICISSSNRNFVGRMGDPSAQIYLASPATVAASAVTGYITDPREFIGSGSAAD; this is encoded by the coding sequence ATGGGTATGACGATTGCAGAAAAGATTCTGGCCGCCCGCAGTGGGAACGAGAGTGTGGTTCCCGGGCAACTCCTCATGTGCGACACCTCATGGGTGCTCTGCCACGAGATCACCACCCCCGCTGCCCTGCGCATGCTTGAAGAGCGTGGCATGGACAAGGTGTTCAACCCGGACCGCATTGTGGCCGTTCCTGACCACTCTGTACCGGCCATGAACATCAAGGCCGCCAAGATGTACCAGAAACTCAAAAGCTGGGTCCACGAGAAGGGCATCAAGCACTTCTTCGATGTGGGCCGTGGCGGAATTGCCCACGTGGTGCTTGAAAACACCGGACTGGTCAAACCCGGCGACACCTTGGTGTCCGGCGACAGCCACACCTGCAATGCGGGCGCTCTGGGTGCTTTCGCAACGGGTGTGGGCTCTACGGACCTGGCCGGAGCCATCTACTCGGGCAAAGTGTGGTTCAAAGTCCCCGAGACCATGCTGATCAAAGTCACCGGTGCATTCAAACCCGGTGTGACCCCCAAAGACCTCGTGCTGGAAGTCATCAAACAGATCGGCGCAGACGGCGCAAACTACATGGTGATGGAATGGGTTGGCGAAACCATCGACAACATGGACATGGAAGGCCGTTTCACCCTCACCAACATGGCCATCGAGGCAGGCGGCAAAACCGGCATCGTGGCTGTCGATGACACCACCCGCGCTTTCCTCGCTGCACGTGGCGTGACCCCCGACCAGTACACCGAGTACCAGTCTGACCCAGACGCCAAATACAAAGTGGTCATCGAAATTGATGCAGGCGCTCTGGAGCCCACTGTGGCTTACCCCCACATTCCCTCCAATGGCAAAGTGGCCGGAACCGATAAAATCGCCGTGACCCACGCCTACGTGGGAAGCTGCACCAACGGTCGCATCTCTGACCTGCGTGAAGTGGCTGCCATCCTCAAAGGCCGCAAGGTCGCCGATGGGGTCCAGATGATTGTGGTGCCTGCCACCCAGGCCATCTGGAAGCAGGCTGCTCAGGAAGGCCTGATGGAAATCTTTGTGGATGCCGGAGCCAGCGTGTCTTACCCCTCCTGTGGTGCCTGCCTTGGCATGCACTCGGGTGTGCTCGGTCCAAACGACATCTGCATTTCCAGCTCCAACCGCAACTTCGTGGGACGCATGGGTGATCCCAGCGCCCAGATCTATCTGGCCAGCCCTGCCACCGTTGCAGCCAGCGCCGTGACCGGATACATCACCGATCCCCGCGAGTTCATCGGCTCGGGTTCCGCTGCAGATTGA
- a CDS encoding 3-isopropylmalate dehydratase small subunit, with amino-acid sequence MPKVHVFGRDHINTDEIIPARHLTTDVESELAKYAMEDYDKDFVKRVQPGDIIVAGADFGCGSSREHAVWAIRGAGVAAVLAPNFARIFYRNAINNGFLALECADIVSAFQDGDEADLDLKAGVITNKRTGQVVTFVPVPQFALDVQKSGGWLEYMKETFN; translated from the coding sequence ATGCCGAAAGTGCATGTGTTTGGTCGTGACCACATCAACACCGACGAGATCATCCCTGCCCGCCACCTGACCACCGACGTGGAATCCGAACTGGCGAAGTATGCGATGGAAGATTATGACAAGGACTTCGTGAAGCGCGTTCAGCCCGGCGACATCATCGTGGCCGGAGCCGACTTCGGTTGCGGAAGCAGCCGTGAACACGCCGTGTGGGCCATCCGTGGCGCAGGGGTGGCTGCCGTGCTGGCCCCCAACTTTGCCCGGATCTTCTACCGCAATGCCATCAACAACGGCTTTCTTGCTCTGGAATGCGCAGACATTGTTTCCGCTTTCCAAGATGGCGACGAGGCCGATCTGGACCTCAAAGCAGGGGTCATCACCAACAAGCGCACCGGTCAGGTCGTGACCTTTGTGCCCGTGCCCCAGTTTGCCCTTGATGTGCAGAAATCGGGTGGCTGGCTTGAGTACATGAAAGAAACCTTCAACTGA